Proteins encoded in a region of the Triticum dicoccoides isolate Atlit2015 ecotype Zavitan chromosome 3A, WEW_v2.0, whole genome shotgun sequence genome:
- the LOC119269996 gene encoding uncharacterized protein LOC119269996 has translation MVRVATFFGMTFGAFLFWESMDKVHVWIALHQDEKQERMEREMEIKKMQADLIAQAKESES, from the exons ATGGTGCGGGTGGCGACCTTCTTCGGGATGACCTTCGGCGCGTTCCTCTTCTGGGAGTCCATGGACAAGGTCCACGTCTGGATCGCCCTCCACCAGGACGAGAAG CAAGAAAGGATGGAAAGGGAGATGGAGATAAAGAAGATGCAAGCAGACCTAATTGCTCAAGCAAAAGAGAGTGAATCATGA